Proteins from one Caulobacter sp. X genomic window:
- a CDS encoding RNA pyrophosphohydrolase: MSSEPDYPQHRPNVGVVLFHPDGRVWLGRRHKQPPPYNWQFPQGGVDDGEDLETAARRELAEETGVTSVELLGRTPGWITYDFPPEVLADPKSSRGWRGQKQVWFAYRFIGDEAEIDLAADEHIEFDAWRWGRLDEAPELIVPFKRGVYEAVVAAFAGFARGA, encoded by the coding sequence ATGAGTTCAGAGCCTGACTATCCGCAGCACCGCCCGAACGTCGGCGTCGTCCTGTTTCATCCGGATGGCCGCGTCTGGCTGGGCCGCCGCCACAAGCAGCCGCCGCCCTATAACTGGCAGTTCCCGCAAGGCGGCGTCGATGACGGCGAGGATCTCGAGACCGCCGCGCGACGCGAGCTGGCCGAAGAGACGGGCGTGACGTCCGTCGAACTGCTTGGACGGACGCCCGGCTGGATCACCTACGACTTTCCGCCCGAGGTCCTGGCCGATCCAAAGTCTTCGCGGGGATGGCGTGGTCAAAAGCAGGTTTGGTTCGCCTATCGCTTCATCGGAGACGAGGCCGAGATCGATCTGGCGGCGGACGAACACATCGAGTTCGACGCTTGGCGATGGGGTAGGCTCGACGAAGCACCCGAACTGATCGTACCTTTCAAACGCGGCGTCTACGAAGCAGTCGTCGCCGCGTTCGCGGGGTTCGCGCGAGGGGCCTGA
- a CDS encoding divergent polysaccharide deacetylase family protein translates to MAATFSRKPAYAAATPASGGSAALRAKLGTALANPYVGAGGAACLFLASLATLVLVTSDPHAGNPVVRLELTKIGATKNAPEGWREALTAEGPHEAPLKPAELQLSRAPFPAAGAEEGEKPAFEGEQPAPPVQQGPGLPQAPIAGLTAPGPGGAPLPIIAADGRTAADAYARPFTPNGRPKVSVVIGGLGLNAQTTRAAIETLPAEVTLSFAPYAEGLQGWIDLAREHGHEVLLETPMEPADYPANDPGPYTLIAANRPEDTVRKLEWLMSRATGYFGLSNYLGARFVDNDQAMNTFNAVLKARGLAFIDDGLAARRGGPIPRASADRVIDDELSASAIDAQLRALENGASARGQSLGSGFAYPVTINQVRLWAAGLQARGLQLAPASALAHR, encoded by the coding sequence ATGGCCGCCACGTTTTCCCGCAAGCCCGCCTACGCCGCCGCCACGCCCGCATCCGGCGGGTCGGCTGCGCTGCGCGCCAAGCTCGGGACCGCCCTGGCCAACCCCTATGTCGGCGCCGGCGGCGCGGCGTGCCTGTTCCTGGCCTCGCTGGCGACCCTCGTTCTGGTGACCAGCGACCCGCACGCAGGAAATCCCGTCGTTCGGCTGGAGCTGACCAAGATCGGCGCCACCAAGAACGCGCCCGAAGGCTGGCGCGAAGCCTTGACGGCCGAGGGCCCGCACGAGGCGCCGTTGAAGCCCGCCGAGCTCCAGCTTTCCCGCGCGCCCTTCCCGGCGGCGGGCGCCGAGGAAGGCGAAAAGCCCGCCTTCGAGGGCGAGCAGCCTGCGCCGCCCGTCCAGCAGGGTCCGGGCCTGCCCCAGGCGCCGATCGCCGGCCTGACCGCGCCGGGCCCCGGCGGCGCGCCGCTGCCGATCATCGCCGCCGACGGCCGCACCGCCGCCGACGCCTACGCCCGCCCCTTCACGCCGAACGGCCGGCCTAAGGTCTCCGTCGTGATCGGCGGCCTGGGCCTCAACGCCCAGACCACCCGCGCGGCGATCGAGACCCTGCCCGCCGAGGTCACCCTATCGTTCGCGCCCTACGCCGAGGGCCTGCAGGGCTGGATCGATCTGGCCCGCGAGCACGGCCACGAGGTGCTGCTGGAGACGCCGATGGAGCCGGCGGACTATCCCGCCAATGACCCCGGTCCCTACACGCTGATCGCCGCCAACCGGCCCGAGGACACCGTCCGCAAGCTGGAGTGGCTGATGTCTCGCGCCACCGGCTATTTCGGTCTGTCGAACTATCTGGGCGCGCGCTTCGTCGACAACGACCAGGCGATGAACACTTTCAACGCGGTGCTGAAGGCGCGGGGCCTGGCCTTCATCGACGACGGTCTGGCCGCCCGGCGCGGCGGACCGATCCCGCGCGCCTCGGCCGATCGCGTCATCGACGACGAGCTGTCGGCCAGCGCCATCGACGCCCAGCTGCGCGCGCTGGAGAACGGCGCCTCCGCGCGGGGGCAGTCGCTGGGCTCGGGCTTTGCCTATCCGGTGACGATCAACCAGGTCCGCCTCTGGGCCGCCGGCCTGCAGGCGCGCGGTCTGCAACTGGCGCCGGCCTCGGCTCTCGCCCATCGCTAA
- a CDS encoding S41 family peptidase, with amino-acid sequence MRKYLLIGVSAFVLGAGTMAYISPIAQANNAPKTKTYKLLELFGDVLGTVEDQYVTEVDDKKLIEAALDGMLTSLDPHSGYLSPDSYEDMQDTTRGEYGGLGLEVTSEDGVVKVISPMDGTPAARAGVQAGDYITAVNGQSVLGLTVNEAVKQMRGAAGEPVTLTIARDKNDPFDVKLIREIIKPKAAIARMEGDYGYVRLPGFNEKATEALTASINDLKAKNPKMKGLILDLRNNPGGLLDQAVGVSDVFLDGGEVVSQRGRDPRNIQRYNAKPGDLLNGLPLVVLINQGSASAAEIVAGALQDRHRAELVGLTSFGKGSVQTVIPLRGGADGALKLTTARYFTPSGRSIQKTGIAPDLEVAQTRDQAQDIANRVWFSEASFKNALNADEGKTRVAPHAPAEAPPPGFDDKKNDFQLERALAVLKAGGVAKTPKLPAPAAKIAEVTAKAAAAATKAPATEKK; translated from the coding sequence ATGCGCAAGTACCTGCTCATCGGCGTTTCCGCCTTCGTCCTCGGCGCGGGGACCATGGCCTACATCAGCCCCATCGCCCAGGCGAACAACGCGCCCAAGACCAAGACCTACAAGTTGCTGGAGCTGTTCGGCGACGTGCTGGGCACGGTCGAGGACCAGTACGTCACCGAGGTCGACGACAAGAAGCTGATCGAGGCGGCGCTGGACGGCATGCTGACCAGCCTGGACCCGCACTCGGGCTATCTGTCGCCCGACAGCTACGAGGACATGCAGGACACCACCCGCGGCGAGTACGGCGGGCTTGGCCTGGAAGTCACCAGCGAGGACGGCGTGGTCAAGGTGATCTCGCCGATGGACGGCACCCCCGCCGCCCGGGCCGGCGTGCAGGCCGGCGACTACATCACCGCCGTCAACGGCCAGAGCGTGCTGGGCCTGACCGTCAACGAAGCGGTCAAGCAGATGCGCGGCGCGGCCGGCGAGCCGGTCACCCTGACGATCGCTCGCGACAAGAACGACCCGTTCGACGTCAAGCTGATCCGCGAGATCATCAAGCCCAAGGCCGCCATCGCCCGCATGGAAGGCGACTACGGTTACGTGCGCCTGCCCGGCTTCAACGAGAAGGCGACCGAGGCCCTGACGGCCTCGATCAACGACCTGAAGGCCAAGAACCCGAAGATGAAGGGCCTGATCCTGGATCTTCGCAACAATCCGGGCGGCCTGCTGGATCAGGCGGTCGGCGTGTCCGACGTCTTCCTGGACGGCGGCGAGGTGGTCAGCCAGCGCGGCCGCGATCCGCGCAACATCCAACGCTACAACGCCAAGCCCGGCGACCTGCTGAACGGCCTGCCGCTGGTGGTGCTGATCAACCAGGGTTCGGCCTCGGCCGCGGAAATCGTCGCCGGCGCCCTTCAGGACCGTCACCGCGCCGAACTGGTCGGCCTGACCAGCTTCGGCAAGGGCTCGGTGCAGACCGTGATTCCGCTGCGCGGCGGGGCCGACGGCGCCCTGAAGCTGACCACGGCGCGCTATTTCACGCCGTCGGGCCGCTCGATCCAGAAGACCGGCATCGCCCCGGACCTCGAGGTCGCCCAGACCCGCGACCAGGCCCAGGACATCGCCAACCGCGTCTGGTTCAGCGAGGCCAGCTTCAAGAACGCGCTGAACGCTGACGAGGGCAAGACTCGCGTCGCGCCGCACGCGCCAGCCGAGGCGCCGCCGCCAGGCTTCGACGACAAGAAGAATGACTTCCAACTGGAGCGGGCCCTGGCCGTGCTGAAGGCCGGCGGGGTCGCCAAGACCCCCAAGCTGCCCGCGCCGGCGGCGAAAATCGCCGAGGTCACCGCCAAGGCGGCCGCCGCCGCGACCAAGGCGCCGGCCACCGAGAAGAAGTAG
- a CDS encoding murein hydrolase activator EnvC yields the protein MLRRPTRLVLILAALALAVPTAGIAWQSVDRAAMEQRAKDRQEAADTRREIEDLRAELDRLDHARVAAGADVDAKRARLEALNARERAILADLGLNRQRLARLLSALQLFRRDPPPALLVSPANARDAVRAAILIRAMTPDLQHRAQAYARQATAVGTLRREAAAASAELFTAESVVADRKGEIERLIIEKTQLERAYAQEALAQESELRTLGALSDGLGRSAATGPLVLRPPVAGAIVRRFGQEMPAGGKAPGLTLRTDKGLSVTSPVAGTVEYAGALNGWGAVIILRAQGAYHIVLAGLDQITAAPGQSVAAGAPIGKMPDHVSSDPELYMEVRENGEPADPERWFKQESR from the coding sequence ATGCTTCGCCGCCCCACGCGTCTTGTCCTGATCCTCGCCGCCCTGGCGCTCGCCGTGCCCACGGCCGGGATCGCCTGGCAGAGCGTCGACCGCGCCGCCATGGAGCAGCGCGCCAAGGACCGCCAGGAGGCCGCCGACACCCGCCGCGAGATCGAGGACCTGCGCGCAGAGCTCGACCGGCTGGACCACGCCCGCGTCGCCGCCGGCGCCGACGTCGACGCCAAGCGGGCGCGGCTTGAGGCGCTGAACGCCCGTGAACGCGCCATCCTGGCCGACCTCGGCCTCAACCGGCAGCGGCTGGCCCGGCTGCTGTCGGCGCTGCAGCTGTTCCGCCGCGATCCGCCGCCGGCCCTGCTGGTCTCGCCGGCCAACGCCCGCGACGCGGTGCGGGCCGCCATCCTGATCCGCGCCATGACGCCAGACCTGCAGCACCGGGCGCAGGCCTACGCCCGCCAGGCCACCGCCGTCGGGACCCTGCGCCGCGAAGCCGCCGCCGCCTCGGCCGAACTGTTCACCGCCGAGAGCGTGGTCGCCGACCGCAAGGGCGAGATCGAGCGGCTGATCATCGAGAAGACCCAGCTGGAGCGCGCCTACGCCCAGGAAGCCCTGGCCCAGGAGAGCGAGCTGCGAACCCTCGGCGCGCTCAGCGACGGGCTGGGCCGGTCGGCGGCGACCGGACCGCTGGTGCTGCGCCCGCCGGTCGCGGGCGCCATCGTCCGGCGCTTCGGCCAGGAGATGCCGGCCGGCGGCAAGGCGCCGGGCCTGACCCTGCGGACGGACAAGGGCCTCTCGGTGACCTCGCCCGTCGCGGGAACCGTGGAGTACGCCGGGGCGCTGAACGGATGGGGCGCGGTGATCATTCTACGCGCACAGGGCGCCTATCACATCGTCCTGGCCGGTCTCGACCAGATCACCGCCGCGCCAGGACAATCTGTCGCGGCCGGCGCCCCGATCGGAAAGATGCCCGACCATGTATCCTCTGATCCGGAGCTCTATATGGAAGTGCGTGAGAACGGCGAGCCGGCGGATCCGGAACGCTGGTTCAAACAGGAGTCGCGATAA
- the rlmH gene encoding 23S rRNA (pseudouridine(1915)-N(3))-methyltransferase RlmH, translating to MKITILTVGKLGRMVEAQLALDYASRATASGRALALGPVEIVEVEARKPGKAAEAEVLRPHLEGAHVIACDEHGKVRKSRDFADHLAKLRDDGTRRVVFLIGGADGLDPSILSTANETMAFGPQTWPHALARAMLAEQIYRAATILSGSPYHRD from the coding sequence ATGAAGATCACCATCCTCACCGTCGGAAAGCTCGGCCGCATGGTCGAGGCGCAGTTGGCTCTGGACTATGCGTCCCGCGCCACGGCGTCCGGCCGCGCCCTGGCGCTAGGGCCGGTCGAGATCGTCGAGGTCGAGGCCCGCAAGCCCGGCAAGGCCGCCGAGGCCGAGGTGCTGCGTCCGCATCTGGAGGGCGCCCACGTCATCGCCTGCGACGAGCACGGCAAGGTCCGCAAGAGCCGCGACTTCGCCGACCACCTGGCCAAGCTGCGCGACGATGGGACGCGGCGCGTGGTCTTCCTGATCGGCGGAGCCGACGGCCTCGATCCCTCGATCCTGTCGACCGCCAACGAGACCATGGCCTTCGGGCCGCAGACCTGGCCGCACGCCCTGGCGCGGGCGATGCTGGCGGAACAGATCTATCGCGCCGCGACCATCCTGTCGGGCTCGCCCTATCACAGGGATTAG
- the rsfS gene encoding ribosome silencing factor: MRSDPAHGAHEGLAGAESSTESPGLSPVLDVKALERLILSRLDDDKAQDIVHIDLTDKSSVADSLIVASGRSHRHVGALADHILRALKENGFGKARVEGLPHCDWVLIDAGDVVIHLFRPEVRSFYNIEKIWAVDAPHRTAAN; this comes from the coding sequence CTGCGTAGCGACCCCGCGCATGGTGCGCACGAAGGCTTGGCCGGCGCCGAGTCCTCGACTGAATCCCCGGGCCTGAGTCCGGTTCTCGACGTGAAGGCGCTGGAGCGCCTGATCCTGTCCCGCCTGGACGACGACAAGGCCCAGGACATCGTCCACATCGACCTGACGGACAAGAGCTCGGTCGCCGACAGCCTGATCGTGGCGTCGGGCCGCTCGCACCGTCACGTCGGCGCCTTGGCCGACCACATCCTGCGGGCGCTGAAGGAAAACGGCTTCGGCAAGGCGCGGGTCGAAGGCCTGCCGCATTGCGATTGGGTGCTGATCGACGCCGGCGACGTCGTCATCCACCTGTTCCGCCCCGAAGTGCGCAGCTTCTACAACATCGAGAAGATCTGGGCGGTCGACGCCCCGCACCGCACCGCGGCGAACTGA
- a CDS encoding nicotinate-nucleotide adenylyltransferase: MWFAGPARLVPDAGRPAAQRLGFHLEPGMRVGLFGGSFNPAHEGHAHVAETAMRRLELDRVIWLVSPQNPLKPSHETKPVAERMAQARRWARGSGMIVSDAETRLGSQYTIDTLRVLKARFPGVKFVWVMGADSLAGFHRWRGWTQIMREVPVAVISRPWIALKARTAPAARRFAFARWPASAASRLPDATAPAWVYLTGPLNFASSTALRARQTGKLNR, translated from the coding sequence ATGTGGTTCGCGGGACCGGCCAGACTCGTCCCTGACGCCGGCCGGCCCGCTGCGCAGCGCCTCGGTTTCCACCTGGAGCCGGGGATGCGCGTCGGCCTGTTCGGCGGCAGCTTCAACCCGGCGCACGAGGGGCACGCCCACGTGGCCGAGACGGCCATGCGCCGTCTCGAGCTGGACCGCGTCATCTGGCTGGTCTCGCCGCAGAACCCGCTGAAACCCTCTCACGAGACCAAGCCCGTGGCCGAACGGATGGCGCAGGCCCGGCGCTGGGCGCGCGGCTCGGGCATGATCGTCTCGGACGCCGAGACGCGGCTGGGCTCGCAATACACGATCGACACCCTGCGGGTGCTGAAGGCCCGCTTCCCGGGCGTGAAGTTCGTCTGGGTGATGGGCGCCGACAGTCTGGCGGGCTTCCACCGCTGGCGCGGCTGGACCCAGATCATGCGCGAGGTGCCGGTGGCGGTGATCTCCCGCCCCTGGATCGCGCTGAAGGCCCGCACGGCTCCGGCGGCGCGCCGCTTCGCCTTCGCCCGCTGGCCGGCCAGCGCCGCCTCGCGCCTTCCCGACGCCACCGCGCCGGCCTGGGTCTATCTGACGGGGCCGCTGAATTTCGCGTCTTCCACGGCGCTTCGGGCCCGCCAGACTGGCAAGCTGAACCGCTAG